One segment of Phragmites australis chromosome 13, lpPhrAust1.1, whole genome shotgun sequence DNA contains the following:
- the LOC133888435 gene encoding probable 2-oxoacid dependent dioxygenase: protein MSATSPVYDRTAELRALDTTLAGVRGLVASGATHVPRIFMPPGQEPSVATVTVIDLGCADRATVLGCGGVGVLQGDGRGVPGEAMATAVRAFHDADGGEGSDKARLYSREPGNAVKYHCLLDLYQSPVVTWCDTLYLHMAPDPPIADELPESYRLPVSVPCLLIVL, encoded by the exons ATGTCCGCCACTAGTCCGGTCTACGACcgcaccgccgagctccgcgcGCTGGACACGACACTCGCCGGCGTTCGCGGCCTCGTCGCTTCTGGCGCCACGCACGTCCCTCGCATCTTCAT gccccccggccaagAACCGTCCGTGGCAACCGTCACGGTGATCGACCTCGGCTGCGCCGACCGCGCGACCGTGCTGGGCTGCGGCGGAGTGGGGGTTCTTCAAGGTGACGGACGCGGGGTCCCCGGCGAGGCCATGGCCACGGCGGTGCGGGCGTTCCACGATGCGGACGGCGGGGAGGGCAGCGACAAGGCGCGGCTCTACTCGCGGGAGCCAGGGAATGCGGTCAAGTACCACTGCCTCTTGGACCTGTACCAGTCGCCCGTGGTCACCTGGTGCGACACGCTCTACCTCCACATGGCGCCCGACCCGCCCATCGCCGACGAGCTGCCGGAGAGCTACCGCCTACCGGTGAGCGTGCCCTGTCTCTTAATCGTACTCTAG